One part of the Phragmites australis chromosome 3, lpPhrAust1.1, whole genome shotgun sequence genome encodes these proteins:
- the LOC133910697 gene encoding protein FAR1-RELATED SEQUENCE 5-like yields MGGKEHVSLEEVEEYSMVVNKTFSSEEDGYEFYNSYAKVKGFGVRRGKTRKKGGKVIWRRLLCSCEGYRSTEHFEKSVQVREPRALTRCGCEARLDIKLNEESGMWFVTDFKDSHSHALAKPGEAFVLRSHRCLSEAQKAEAIELGIGGLRTCQIMDVMEKNHGGFEKTGFLARDLYNFFARKKKKKVEGSDADFVLNYMREKQAEDSEYFFKYTQDAQGRMKNIFWADSQSQIDYDVFGDVMVFDSTYRVNRYNLPFVPFIGVNHHRSTVVFGCGIISNESVSSYVWLLDTFLEAMNQKHPKSLITDGDASMARAIEMVMPGADHRLCSWHIEQNMVKYLKGEKLSEFRKFIYHSMEVAEFERRWVDFKETHKITENDVWIWKMYELKNKWSAAHTNGRHFLGMRSNQRSESLNSRLHKHLDRTMSLVDLVEHYEFCLSRIRRNEAELDAKASLSIPFTRITADIYEKRAARIYTPTMFRKVRVQIRKLPEWEVKKVTIVDGVVSYQVASIGNSENHFDVSCTFDGSMMMTARCPCRMIECEAIPCPHIFAVMRSVGLDTIPTCCVQKRWTILAKLAFASNRYSNTHVWSEQMDRFHDLRMKATIVLFKASRTEEQSDKVMRILDAIGDEDVENNGGMEATYSGPLPSHFSGAARSSTTRVLDPERIISKGAPSKRLKRFHEALGKKKKLQNPKSSGNW; encoded by the coding sequence ATGGGTGGCAAAGAGCacgttagcctggaggaagtGGAAGAATATAGCATGGTGGTAAACAAAACTTTTAGCAGCGAGGAGGATGGCTATGAGTtttataattcatatgcaaaagtgaAAGGGTTTGGTGTTAGAAGGGgcaagacgaggaagaaaggaggcAAGGTGATTTGGAGGAGATTATTGTGCTCGTGTGAAGGATACAGGTCCACTGAACACTTTGAAAAGTCTGTTCAAGTAAGGGAGCCACGGGCGCTCACCCGTTGTGGATGCGAGGCTAGGCTTGACATTAAGCTAAATGAAGAGAGTGGCATGTGGTTTGTTACGGATTTTAAGGATTCACATTCTCATGCACTTGCTAAGCCTGGTGAGGCTTTTGTGTTGCGGTCTCACCGGTGCCTAAGTGAAGCACAGAAAGCAGAGGCCATTGAGCTGGGAATCGGCGGCCTTCGTACTTGTCAGATAATGGATGTCATGGAGAAGAACCACGGCGGTTTTGAGAAGACTGGGTTTCTGGCTCGGGACCTGTACAATTTCtttgcaaggaagaagaagaaaaaggttgAAGGTAGCGACGCTGACTTTGTTTTGAATTATATGAGGGAGAAGCAAGCAGAAGACTCGGAGTATTTCTTCAAATACACCCAGGATGCTCAAGGGcggatgaaaaatatattttgggcGGATTCGCAATCTCAGATTGATTATGATGTCTTTGGCGATGTTATGGTCTTTGACAGCACGTACCGCGTGAACCGGTACAACCTTCCTTTTGTTCCCTTCATTGGAGTTAACCATCACCGAAGTACGGTTGTATTTGGATGCGGTATCATTTCGAATGAGAGTGTGTCATCGTATGTGTGGCTGCTTGATACTTTTTTGGAGGCGATGAACCAGAAGCATCCAAAGTCACTGATCACTGATGGGGACGCCTCAATGGCAAGGGCGATTGAGATGGTTATGCCCGGGGCAGATCACCGTCTGTGCAGTTGGCATATAGAGCAGAATATGGTGAAGTACCTCAAGGGTGAAAAGCTTTCGGAGTTCAGAAAATTCATTTACCATTCAATGGAGGTTGCTGAGTTCGAGAGGCGATGGGTAGATTTCAAGGAGACCCACAAAATAACTGAAAATGACGTATGGATATGGAAGatgtatgaactcaagaacaagtgGTCTGCCGCACACACGAATGGGAGACACTTCCTAGGCATGCGTAGTAACCAGCGGAGCGAGAGCTTGAACTCTAGGCTTCACAAGCATCTAGACCGGACTATGTCGCTTGTTGACCTGGTCGAGCATTATGAGTTCTGTTTGTCACGCATCCGCAGGAATGAGGCTGAGCTTGATGCGAAAGCTTCGTTGTCCATCCCATTCACTAGGATAACTGCGGACATATATGAGAAAAGGGCTGCTCGTATCTACACGCCGACAATGTTCAGGAAGGTTAGGGTGCAAATTAGGAAGCTACCTGAATGGGAGGTTAAAAAGGTGACGATAGTAGACGGAGTTGTGAGttatcaagttgcatccataggTAACAGTGAGAACCACTTTGATGTTAGTTGTACTTTTGATGGCTCAATGATGATGACAGCTAGGTGCCCTTGCCGGATGATAGAGTGCGAAGCCATTCCATGCCCACACATATTTGCTGTTATGCGTTCTGTGGGTTTGGACACCATTCCTACTTGTTGTGTTCAAAAAAGGTGGACAATTCTAGCGAAGCTCGCATTCGCCTCGAATAGGTATAGCAATACCCATGTGTGGTCAGAACAGATGGACCGTTTCCATGACCTCCGCATGAAGGCTACTATTGTTTTGTTCAAAGCTTCGAGGACCGAGGAGCAATCGGATAAGGTTATGAGAATCCTAGATGCTATTGGGGATGAAGACGTAGAGAACAATGGGGGCATGGAGGCGACTTACTCTGGGCCTTTGCCATCACACTTTTCTGGGGCCGCCCGATCTTCTACAACAAGAGTACTCGATCCCGAGAGGATTATTTCGAAAGGTGCTCCATCGAAGAGATTGAAGCGATTTCATGAAGCcttgggcaaaaaaaaaaaattacagaatCCTAAGTCTTCAGGTAACTGGTAA
- the LOC133912975 gene encoding uncharacterized protein LOC133912975: MQGSHHAMIVLRRLEQKFDDGMKIIQQVQQTCESTARRSELTHRLLTTFIKDFMVDTQHETANTDKQPALDTFADDKFGLNQNKAHGKKTDNKSSQTKATRKRKKQPAEPHGANRLRSPSKRQHKPIHDKDGDFIYYGKNKPTQPLYMPTSITRFNYINSQHMFKI, encoded by the exons ATGCAGGGATCACACCATGCCATGATAGTGCTTCGCAGACTAGAACAAAAGTTTGATGACGGCATGAAAATAATTCAACAAGTTCAACAAACATGTGAATCAACAGCAAGACGATCTGAATTGACGCACAGACTATTGACTACATTCATAAAAGATTTTATG GTTGACACACAACATGAGACAGCCAACACCGACAAGCAACCTGCGCTGGACACGTTCGCAGACGATAAATTTGGTCTTAATCAAAACAAAGCACACGGGAAGAAAACTGACAACAAATCATCGCAAACAAAG GCTACtcgcaaaagaaagaaacagcCAGCAGAACCACACGGTGCAAATCGATTAAGGTCTCCATCAAAAAGGCAACATAAACCAATACATGACAAGGACGGTGACTTTATTTACTATGGCAAGAACAAGCCAACGCAGCCACTATACATGCCAACAAGTATTACCAGGTTCAATTATATTAATTCCCAACATATGTTCAAAATCTAA